A stretch of Eleutherodactylus coqui strain aEleCoq1 chromosome 2, aEleCoq1.hap1, whole genome shotgun sequence DNA encodes these proteins:
- the FAM107B gene encoding protein FAM107B, producing MAEPDYIESDNAELIKPHKLVNPVKGSRNHQDLHRELLMNQKRGLSPQNKPELQKVMEKRKRDQIIKQQKEETEQKKSDFELELEKRHQKLEEMEMEKHKTEEEQENKPEFLKVKGNLRKMNQEISNANSS from the exons ATGGCTGAACCAGACTACATTGAATCAGATAATGCAGAACTAATAAAGCCCCATAAATTAGTAAACCCTGTGAAGGGGTCCAGAAACCACCAGGATCTTCATCGGGAGTTATTAATGAACCAAAAAAG AGGCCTCTCGCCCCAGAACAAGCCGGAGctgcagaaagtgatggaaaagagGAAAAGAGATCAAATTATCAAACAGCAGAAAGAAGAAACTGAACAGAAAAAGTCAGACTTTGAGCTAGAACTAGAAAAGCGACATCAGAAACTGGAAGAG ATGGAAATGGAAAAGCATAAGACTGAGGAAGAACAGGAAAACAAGCCAGAGTTTCTCAAGGTCAAAGGCAACCTTCGTAAAATGAATCAGGAAATCTCCAACGCCAACAGTTCTTAG